The following nucleotide sequence is from Phocoena sinus isolate mPhoSin1 chromosome 14, mPhoSin1.pri, whole genome shotgun sequence.
AAGTTCATCGAAGACCGCCTCCTGCCAGACAAGGATTTCCGCGCGCAGGTCAATGAAGCCATCCACATCATCTGCAGTTTCCTGAAGGAGAGGTGTTTCCGAGGGGCCTCCCACCCTGTTCGGGTGTCCCAAGTTGTGAAGGTGAGTCCAGAACTGCCTGGCTGGGGAGAAGGGGCCTGAATGAGCAAGTGTttccacagagacagagagagagcaaaaggCTGAGGTCTCTGGGGCTGGTGGTTTCTGATATATCCATGCCAAAACTATAACCACAGCTTGTGAAAGTAGCTTCTGGGGTGAGGGCCTCCACCTGTAAGTTTTTAACAAATGCCCAGGTGAAGTTTATAAACCACCTATGTCACGTCCACCACAGAGATAGGCAAACTGAAGCCCAGCTGTATCAACAACCTGCTAATCATCGACCAGGCTGGGGACACACCATTCCTGCAGACTCATGAGGTGGTTAAGAGTATAAGTTTTGAAAGCAGATAGCACCTGCTGCTGTGAAATCTTGGgcgagtcacttaacctctctgtgcctcaatttcatCATCCATAATTCCCAGTACTTTGCAGGGCTTGCAGATCAAGTAAAATAAGCCATGGTCCAGTTTACAGTATTAATTATATAAGGTCAAAAAGAACAGGGAATAAAGAACACAGACCCTGTAAAAAGACAACCAGGGTGTGAATTGCATctctgccacctactagctgCGTGATGGGGCCAATACATAATCTCTCTCAgcatctgtttctccatctggaaaatgagaacagataataatagtaactaaatCATAGAGTTCTTGTGAGCATTCTAGGAGTTGACTGGTAATGCCTTCAGAACAGTGGCTAGCACTCAGAATGTTAGTGATTGTTCTCAGCATTTTATTTAGGAAGGCTCTTCTCAGTGATAAATGTCAGTTCTCATTCTCACCACCTTTTTTAGGGTGGCTCCTCAGGCAAAGGCACGACCCCCAAGGGCCTATCAGATGCTGACCTTGTCGTCTTCGTCGCCAGTCTCACAAGTTTTCAGGAACAGCTTCAGCACCGAAGAGGATTCATCAAGGAAATTAGGAGACAGCTGGACGCCTGTCAAAGAGAGGAAACATTTGAAGTGGAGTTTGAAGTCCAGAAACGGTGAAGGAAGAAGCCCTGTGCTCTCAGCTTCGTGCTCAGGTCCCCTCGGCTCCTCCAGGGGGTAAAGTTCGATGTCCTGCCCGCCTTTGATGCCCTGTGTGAGCACTCCCAGTCACAAGGTGTTTCAGCCTTTGTCCTATGTTAgggcttcttcctctttttttttttttttatgtttctgagCAGAAATCTTCCTCAGTTCAACAGTCTATTAAAACATAAACATGCCTTCAACATGAGGAGGAGATCTTAGTATCTCTCTTGGAGCAAGATAACTAGGGTCGTATTCAGCCACCACAGTGACATTAAACAACAAATTGGTACAATTTGGGGgtaaggcattttttttttttttttttttttgcggtacgcgggcctctcactgtcgtggcctctccccttgcggcgcacaggctccggacgcacaggctcagcggccatggctcacgggcccagccgctccgcggcacgtgggatcttccccgaccgggacacgaacctgcgtcccctgtgtCAGCAGGccgactcaaccactgcgccaccagggaagcccaagacatttCTTATACAATACCTGCCAGGCTTACTAGTTCTACTTATGGCAACTTGTGTGAATCTTACCTTTCTATAAATGAGGCAGCAAAAGATGCACACTACTGCATATAAAGTAGATGACCAGCAAGGTTTTACTgaatagcatagggaactatattcaataccttataatatatcttatatatgtgtgactgaatcactttgctggacacctgaaactaacacaatattgtaaatcaactagacttcaatttaaaaaaatagataaatcccAAAACACTGAGGCAGCATATATCTGGTGTAAACACAATAtgttaatttcatcttttatCCAAAGCATAAGGGAATATCATCAAATTTATCTGAGGGTTGGAATCTGTAGACAATCTGCAGGAACACTGGGACAGGAAGCAGTGTATCTCTGAGGCTCAATTTCCACTGAGTACCTtccatgtgcaaggcactgttctaTGGCCATAAATGAGACAGACAGGGAACTTCTCTCCTGGAGCCtgacaataataatttaaataccacaaatgaaaagataacttGTTGTGACAAAAACTAAATATGGTGATTCAAAAGAGAATGATGGGGCTTAGAGGGAGTGTTTAGACAGGGCAACAAGGGAGGTGACCACTGACCTGAGGCCCGAGGGATAAGAGGAAGCCAAACCTGGGAAGATCTGGGGgctccaggaagaggaaacagcaagtgcaaaggccctgagacaggaaTGAGCTTGGCATATTTGAAGAAGTGAAATAACCAAGGGAGTAAGTAGCAAAGGGATCAAGGCAAGAGGTGAGATGGCAGAGGTGGCAGGAGACAGGTCACACCAAGCCTCCTGGGCCACCGcgaggactttggattttattcagaTGTCCTGGGAAGCAAGAAGTGGAAGGATCAGGTTTTAAAAGGCCTCTGTGGGTGCTGGGTAGAGAATGGGCTGTGGAGGATCCAGGAAGGAGGCTGCTGCCATCTCTGCtgtgtccaggtgagagatgatgctGGCTTGGATGGGGTGACGGCAGTGGAGATGGGAGTGGCGAGGACTGGGGATGGCCCTCAGGCCTCCTGGCTCTGGGCCTGCTGACCTTTCCACTGCACCCCATGGTCAGTGAGCTTGTCTCCTCAGAGGGATTGAAAGAAACTCAGAGAAAAGCTGACATCTTCACATTATGGATTAACTCCCGACAGGTCAGTTGATCAAAGGCTACAGCCCTGACCCTGAAGTCTACGTCCAGCTTATCCAAGAGTGCGAGTTCCTGGGGAGAGAGGGCGAGTTCTCCCCCTGCTTCACGGAGCTGCAGCGAGCCTTCCTGAGGGACCGTCCAACCAAGCTGAAGAGCCTCATCCGCCTTGTGAAGCACTGGTACCAAATGGTATGGCATGTCCCATCCAGACAGAgagcggaggaggaggaggaggagggagagaaggaagagagtgaggacaagaggaggagggaggggtggaatagagggagggaaggaggagggggaggtgtgGGAGGAAGCAAGGATGAGGcatgggagggggaagaaggaaggggaggggaggggagaggagtggggaagagaagaaagaggagtgggaggaggagaggaatcagaaaggatgggggaggaaggagggagatggaCAGAgatgaaaagagggaaagagcatgaaggaggggagaaggcagggaaCAAGGAGGGAGAGGGTGAGAGGAAGAAGGTGGAAGAGTAGAggttgtggggaggaggggaaaggaaagggagaagaaggGTAGGGCCTGGGACAGGTGCCAGTGGACTCAGGTGTCTCATTCTTCCTGGTCTTCCCGTATCAGGAAATAATAACTCCACCCCTCCAGTTACTCTGGACAAAACCGTGGCTCTTTCTTAcctttttcacacacacacacacacacacacacgcacacgcacacgcacacacacacacacacacatccagccAGTCTGTAAATGGCTTGGTCCTGTATCTAAAATATACCCATTATCATCAACCATCACCACCTCAGTCACTCCCACCCTGGTCCAAGTCACTTGGGAGGCTCACAGTATCTGCCCTCGACCTCTCTGaacccccatctctgccccctCACCACTCCCCCAGGCCATGCTCTGCTCTTCATTAGTCCCTCCAAGAGGGAAAACTCTACTCCAGCCTCAGGGCACTTTGCATGAGATTAtttgtttattgcctgtctccccataaaaatgtacataaaagaagggatttgtatattttcttcatgCTGTATCCCCagaatctagaacagtgcctggcacataataggttcTCAGTAAGAATTACTCAACAAATTTATGAGTGCTaacgcccccaccccccaacacacactgcTTCTGTTCACTTCCTAGCTGTCTGAATTTGGGCAAATGAAATTAACATCTTGCCCCTCCTGTTTTCTCACTTGCAAAGAGTAACATGGCACAGCATAGTAAATCACATACCACAGTGATGTGcatgtagattgcttgggtagtatgCAACAttgtaacaatattaattcttgaaTCCattgagcatggtatatctttccttttatttttgtcatcttcagtttctcttATCAAAGTCTTATCAgggtacaggtctttcacctttatggttaaatttattcctagttttcttcttctttttgatgcaattgtaaatgagattgtttttaaatttctctttctgatagtttgttattcatgtatagaaatgcaaccgatttctgtatattatttttgtatcctgcaatatTCCTGTATTCAGTTTttagttctaaaagttttttggtggcgtctttagggttttctatatatagtatcatgtcatctgcaaatagcaATAATGTAACTTCTTCTGTTTTAATTTGgatgcattttgtttctttttttaatgttttttttaaagtttatttattttatttatttatttttggatctgttgggtctttgttgctgtgcgtgggctttccctagttgcagcgagtgggggctactcttcgttgcagtgcgcgggcttcttattgcggtagcttctcttgttgaggagcacaggctctcggcccgggggcttcagtagttgcagcacacaggctcagtagttgtggcacacggggtgggcttagtcgctccgcggcatgtgggatcttcccggagcagggctcgaacccgtgtcccctgcattggcaggcggattcttaaccactgcgccaccagggaagtccctgcattttgtttctttttcatgccTGATTGCCATGGACgggcttccaatactatgttgaatatatgtggggagagtgggcatatatgtcttgttcctgatcttaaaggaaaagcttttagccttcaccattgagtatggtttagctgtgggttggtcatataGGGCCTATATTGAGTTATGTTCTCTCCATACCCACCTTGTTAAGAGTTTGTATCACAGATGgctgttgaattttctcaaatgttttttctgtatctgtggaaatggtcatatgctttttatccttcGTTATGTTAATGCAaatgtatcacgttgattgatttgtggatacagAAGCATCCTTGAATCCATGGAATatatccaacttgatcatggtgtatgatctttcaatatattgttgaatttgctttgctaatattttgtggaggatttttgcatctatgatcatcagGCCTATAATTTTTTgtcatatctttgtctggttttggtgtagaatgagtttggaaccATCTCTTACTCCTCAattttctggaatagtttgagaagaataggcaTTAACTCTTCTTCACATAAAAGCTGAACAAactcattttcctaattttttttcctcttctcagtGTAAGATGAGACGTGGGAAAAAACTGCCCCCACAATATGCCCTGGAGCTTCTGACAGTCTATGCTTGGGAGCAAGGAAGCATGGAAACAGGATTCAGCACAGCTCAGGGATTTCAGACTGTTTTGGAATTAGTCCTGAAGCACCAGCACCTCTGCATCTACTGGGAAAAGTATTATGACTTTGAAAACCCTATT
It contains:
- the LOC116765154 gene encoding LOW QUALITY PROTEIN: 2'-5'-oligoadenylate synthase 1-like (The sequence of the model RefSeq protein was modified relative to this genomic sequence to represent the inferred CDS: substituted 1 base at 1 genomic stop codon) encodes the protein MKKLRKTRANQLDKFIEDRLLPDKDFRAQVNEAIHIICSFLKERCFRGASHPVRVSQVVKGGSSGKGTTPKGLSDADLVVFVASLTSFQEQLQHRRGFIKEIRRQLDACQREETFEVEFEVQKRXRKKPCALSFVLRSPRLLQGVKFDVLPAFDALCQLIKGYSPDPEVYVQLIQECEFLGREGEFSPCFTELQRAFLRDRPTKLKSLIRLVKHWYQMCKMRRGKKLPPQYALELLTVYAWEQGSMETGFSTAQGFQTVLELVLKHQHLCIYWEKYYDFENPIIGQYLRRQLAKPRPVILDPADPTGNVAGKDPYSWQLLAQEIILRSSSVSEKSLPSLQIGTLRHAQLHSCSKLHS